The following is a genomic window from Peromyscus maniculatus bairdii isolate BWxNUB_F1_BW_parent chromosome 22, HU_Pman_BW_mat_3.1, whole genome shotgun sequence.
GGGCCAGGGAGACTATACAAGTGGACACCGCAGGCAGGCCTGTGATCCGGCTGGGGGAGACAGGCAGCGCGACACCGGGGACGCGGCTCCACTGCCTCGAGAAGCATCCTGCAAGAGGTGAGGGGGGACAGCATACCCACAAAGGGTCATTGGGTTTGTAGGTATAACTGACGTGGCATTCCAGGCCCAAGCTTGATGAGGTCCTACATGGAGTCCTTCTGTTAGCCCCACCGTTATCCCCACTCTGTGGCCACGTCCCAGGCCCAGAAGCCGCCACTCAAGTCACATGCGCCCCTCTGAGACCAGATCTTGGGCCTTCACAGCCCGCCGAAGTCCTGAACTGTTCccgccccccttccccctccccgaTGTCCCTTGTGCCCTCTGGCTCCAGGAAGACCCTGAAGCCCTCCcgtcccctctgcttcctgcggGGCCAGAACTCGTGGCGAGGCGGAGGCTAGACTGCGGCCTGAGCTGGGCCACGGCCTGGGGCAGCCTCGAGGGCTATTTGTGCGTCTGGGTGGAGGGCTCGGGGCTGGAAAAACAAACAGGACCAGGGCTCTGCGTCTTGGAGGCTGGCTGGGGGCTGGAAGGAAGTGTGCAGGGTGGCTAGAGAGGGAAACAAAGCCAGATCCCCAGCCCCGTCACCCCGCAGTGACCCCAGACCCGCCCCGCTGAGTCGCGGGGCTCCTGGGCCTTTACTCTGACCCGGTCGCGCAGCTCGACCAGCCCACGCCAGGTGCTCCGGGGACTCCGGGCCACCgcggccgctgccgccgcccgTTCCATCGTCTGCACTCCTGCATCCATGGAGACCCAGCGGGCAGCCGGGCCGGAAGGCGCGATGGCCAGAGCAGCCGGCAGAGAAGCCGCCGCACCCCTCCGCGAACACTAACCGATCAAGGCTGAGGGGAAACGGTGTAGATACCCTCCATCAGAGAACCAGGCGACTCTGGGGTTCACTAATAGCCACAGCGGCGCAGAGCAGCCAGGGAAGAGGCGAGGGAACTCCCAGGTGGAAGAAAGTGGGCGAGCAACTTCACCGAAGACTCCTGCCTGCCAGAGACGGGCCCTGGCTAAGGCGGCGGTGGGAAGGGGCTGCGGCAAACAGCTGTTCCTCATACATATTTCATTACACAATCAGATAATGCGTCCCACTACCTTCTCAATTATTCACAGATAAACATTTTCAAGACGTTTTGACATCTGTCTTGGTGCCTGCTATTAATTTAGTAATCACTGTAGTTAAAAATGTATGGGATTTTTTCCGTCGGAGTACCTCCTCTCTAAGCGCCAGCCCAGTGTTGGGCTGCGGCAGAGCCCCGGCCCCTCTGGGAGTGAAGACACCTTGGGAGGTGAGACGGCCGTCTCCAGAGCGTTGACACTGTTGTGGAAAGGATTAAAGGGGTATCtggttattttaatttattgttgaAGGTAATGACTgccctatcacacacacacacacacacacacacacacacacacacacacacacaccagtaatatCCTATGCCAACACTAGACCCACAAGGGCGGTTAGCCCTTTGCCCTGGGCAGCGGAAATAGCTTGCTTCATCTAGGCAGCCCGAGTGTGTTGGGAAAGTGTGGGCAACCCAATAGGaacgcatgcatgcatacacatatatgcattgaCCTATGTGAGACAGGTTATCACTGCTCAACACAAACCTAAGAGTTGTGGGGTGCTATCAAAAGGGTCACAGATCTCCCAAGTTTTGCCCCTAGTTTTGTGTCCTGGGCAGAAGGAACAAgggtaagaaagaaaaataaattaaaatgtccaGTGAAGTATGTGGAGCCTTCAGGGTTATGAGAAAACAGAAGATCTTTGCTTGAGAGGTGACTGGTACAGTCTTCCACCTAAACCCACATAAACACATTTTCCAGTTAGAGTGTGAAAATTATTGTGAGACTGGAGAGTCAGAGCAAACCCTTCCAGTTCTCAAGCGCTGGGATGCGTCATGAGAAAGGCTCTAAACTACCCCAAGAGGCAGAGAATGTTCCAAGGCAACCAGTTCGTTTCTTTGTGTTCCGAATCTCAgctagaagaaggaaggagagttaCTCTTTGGATCGGAGGGGGATGCCTCCTTATTCAGTTCACTCTTTTGACCACAGCCCTTTCTGGGGTGCATCAGCAGGTGATTCAAATTTGGGcgtgagagaaaaacaaaaacaaaaacaaaaacaaaacaaaacaaacaaaaaaaacccgaCTGGACTAAAAAAGCTTTGGCAGCAACTGCCCTGCCGCCGACGAAGATTAAGATTACATGGACTCTAGGGGCGATTTTCACAATTTATTGTTCAAGACGCAAACAAGAACAAATTCACTAAAATGGCCAGGAACTAAGAGTGTCTTGGAAAAGTGAAAAGAACTGCTCCCCAAAGGGCAGAAAACCTTCCCTAGTCACACCCCTCGGTCACTTCAGGGGACGGTTACATCTGTGATGGTGTGCCCTGCAGCAGTGTTTGGGGGTCACTTCCTCTTTACAACTGCAGCTCTCTTTTCCCCCTTAGAGAGCAGCTCCTGGGCTTGTTGGCCTAGGAGCTagcacctcctcccaccccctttcctccttcccttcctccctcttccttgccatcctttttaaagaaatggtccAAGACTTCACTCCTACTACTTTCAAAGAGGGAGGCTCAGAAAATGAGCTCGAGAGAGCAAGTTGGACAAGGCGGTGTGGGGAAGGGCACCATTGCTTGGAGCAGTCCCTGACTCTTCTCTCCGGAACTGGGGCAGTATGGTCCAGGGCAGGCAAAAGAGGTGACAGTGAGAATAAATTTGCACACTTATTCAATCTAGCCCCCAAACCACTGTGGGAAGCCCTGTTGGTAGACTCACAGCCAGGCCAGGACCTCAATCTCTGCCTGGAATAGAGGAGCCATGGTTGAAGACTTCTCAATATCCCACAAAAGAATATTAGTTAAATAAAGAATTTGGCTTGCACTAGCACATTCCTTGCAGATATTTGATACCCTTGGGGTTGGGGAGAGCTACCGTTCTCTTCAgatctcagaagagaaaaaagaaaaaccgaAAGGGGGGCAGCCAGGGCTTTTGCACATCTGGAAGCTTCTTTAGAACTGAATGTTCCCATTGGAAATTGAGACTCTCCTGTCACCTGGTGAAGGCTGTCAGTGCTGTGTACTCAAGCCCTACTCTGGAGCACAGTCTCCCAGGCAGAGGATGAAAAAGGCACCAACCAAGAGAAATAACTGAGTCAAAAGGAATCTTTCCTGTATTGCCCTCTTCTGGGTGTCTCCAACAGAGCAGGTAGGAGAGTCCAAAGGCAGGCTCTGGGTAGATGATTCCTTGGCTCTTTCTTCAGAACTGAAACTTTTACTTCCAGAAGACTCAGCAAAGTTTCTTTCTCCACGGACAACATACCTCTTGCAGGAAGTACTGCATGCCAGTTGAGCCTACTCTCCTTGGCTTCCTGTACATaggtgcctgtgtgtctgtcttcatGTGGGCACTGCAGCTTTGTTTGCATCTGGACAACTGGGTGTGTACCCATGCATTCGACCCATGCATATGGACACTTCTTTATTCCTCCAGCTCTGTTGCTAGGGTTCTTTAATCCTCCTTAAGTGTGTTCTCGCACAATTGCAGTGCAAACACCGTCTGTGAATACCAGTTGAGGGCGTGATCCCAGAGATCTGTGTTGGtgagaggatgtgtgtgtgtaagggtagGTTGCTGACTTTGGGTGGGCTGTAAAGGTTGGTAAGTTTCCCAGTTCCGGGTATCCTAGACCCCCCCCCTTCATCTACCCTAATTAGTAGTGACCTTTTTCAAGCAGGAGCGACCCTCTGCCATCCTCCCACAGCATGGATTCAGGAAGGGTGTGACCAGCCCCTAGAACCTCCCCTGGTAGACAGTAGCTCCCAACAGccaataaaaggaaaagcagagtGAAGTCTTTCGGCTTTAGACCTTAGCCAGCCGGCATCCTAGCCACATTCGCCCTGTGACGCCCTGGGGTTCTGGAGAAAACAGAGGCTCGGTGGTCGATATCAGGGAGCTTCCAAGCAAGCTCTCTAAGAGTAAGGAGACCCTCCTTCATTGCATccctggagcagcagcagcacttcGAACTGCAAACTATGAGGGCCCGCCCCCTAGGCTCCTCCTCTAGCTCACACCCCAACTCTAAGCGCCCAGCTGAGCTCCTGAGCTGGAGCCACTTTCTCCCCTAGGCACTTAGGGACCAAGCCACGTTTTAAGGTCCCTAGAGGGACCCGAGGGCCTGAAAAGCAGAGGCCAGAGTACTGAAAGCAGTGATCACTAAACAACCATAAGCGATGTATTCCTCCGCCTACTTCACTTCTAGGGCCTGGGCAGCTGGTGCTCTCACCCTCCCGCGAGAGAGCAGGCATGGGGCGTGCACCTTGAAGGGTGTTGCGCACGTGTTCTCGTGCGATTGGAAGCGGCTTCATGGAATCTTCTAGACCTGATTTTTCCGTGATTGAAGCTGACTTGCGACTAACTTCAGGTAGTGTATTCCTAAAGGACGAATATCAGTCCGACTGCCGGCCTGTGAATGTTGCCTACGCGTTCGCACTGAGTGAACCCActtatccccaccccaccccaaagcaGCTTGTCTGGCCCAGTGAAAGGGCcagcctctccccccccctcccgcccccgcccTGAGATCTGTAAGGCTGAAGTTCTTACTGCTTACTCTAAAGATCTGATTCAAAGGTCCAAGCTATTTCGTACCTTTGCAGGGTCAGGAGGGAAACCCTGTGTGGGAAAAGGAGATCTTGATAACCGTCCCATACCCACTGCAGGGAGGAGTTCTAACTTTGACACACAGGACCTTCGGACCTGCTGCCTTGCCATCTCACTCCCGACCCAATCTGTGATCTGgattggcggcggcggcggcggcggcggggcgggaGGGCTGGTGAGGGAGACGGGTAGACACAGGATGGAGGTGGAAATGGaaaggggggaagaaaagaagcaagaCCGGGTGAAGATGTGCAGATGGGTGAGAATGACGTGGAGGAGCAGCTGGGGTTACATCGCAGGGCACCAACTATTCACCCTTCTATGGAGAGGTGCGTCTGGCTGCTCCGTcactcccccccccaataaagctaaTGATGTAGTAATTTAGGAGGGGTGAGGGGCTGGgcgaaaggagggaggggagaggattgggggggggagagaacgCGCGCCCCAAGAGCGAAAGCAAACAGCTAGCTGTAGCGACGCTGCCGCAGTTCACACTTCCCAACAGGTTAGCTAGCCTAGGATCCACCACCCGGTATTTcgcaggaaggggggggggggagagatagCTCGTGGAGGGGAGAGCCTTcctggaggacagagggagggagagaaagagataggaGCGAGAGCGCGCGCGCGCAGAGCCCTTTGAAAGGACTTACACTTCCTAATGAATATTTATCCGCCGCTACTACACGCTCCCGGCTTCTCTTACCTTACGGCAGGTAAGATCCTCCCTGCTCCCCTACCCTGGGGGATCCTCCTGGCTCCCCCGACTCGGGCGCGGGCGGTCAATTTTTGGGCCGGCGGGGtgaggtgtggggtgtggggtaaGGTGGCTTCGCCGCCGTGTGCGGTGGGCCCTCACGACCAACGGAGTGTGGGGGCTACCTatgtggggggggagagaggagagagagagagagagagagagagagagagagagagagagagagagagagagagagagagagagagagatagattgTGCGCCCCCGAGCGCGCGTCTGCTCGAGGCGCGCACTAAGGACATTTTCGGACTTTTCTCTCGGACGCCCTGaatctcctgcctttgcctttcttcggttctctccctccctcttttggcctcttctacctcctcccccaaccctccGGTACCCTTGCTTGCAAAACCGCTCATCTGCCCGGCTTTGTGCGGCCGGTGCGCATCCCTCCAGGCAGGCTCTCGCATCTCTCACAAAGAGGATGAAGAGCTCATTTTCCGCTGTAACCCCTACACCGAGACCGCTGGTCAAGGGAACCCTCGACCCCCTTCCTGCGGGTTCTGCTCCTGATAGTCTGCCGCCcgctctccctctttccccctcttgGGGCGCAGGGGCTCAGTGCATGGAGATGGGAGATGAGGGTGATGGTCGATGACTGGGACTCCCGGATACTGGGCTGAACTTCACAAGGGGTCTACTACCAGGAACTGAGAGCCAGAACCCCCTCCCATGGTAGGGCGCTAgtacccccccacaccccctccaCCACTGGCGGGAGGAGCCCGGCGAACTCGGACCCGCCtagggggaaagagggaggggaaagggaaggggtcGGGGAGGAGCTGATGATTTACACAGAATTTTTTAAACAGACTTACCCAGCCACCTGTTGAGAATCAGTCTGGGGTCGGCCAACTCCGGATCTGCTCGAGGTggacacacaaaaacaaaaagccaagttggaaaataaatttctttggcTAGGCTAGGCTAGGCTAGGCAAGGCAGGTTAGGCTCACAGCCCTGCGCTAGGGTTGCAAGGCGGTTAAGATCCAAGAGGGGGCTTTGCTACAAGACCCAGGACTCAGCGTCGGTCCCCATCCCACACCTCCTCGGCTCAGAGGCCAGGGACTCTGAGCCCGTGAACTCGGCGCTCAGAGCTCAGCACCCTCAGTTCAGCTTAAGCCGGGGCAGGCCTTCTAAGCCCTGCTCAGAAGTCAAGAGCAGCAGCGCCGCCGCTCCTCGCTGCCTTTCATGCAGCAGCCGCTTCTTATTCTTGTGTCTCGGCCTCTCTGGGCGCCCCGGGACAAAGCCCCCAGAACCCGGCCGCTCCCTTCCCGCTAAATCCCCTTCGGGGTCAGTGCGCTCCCAGCACAGGGCCGCACGCCTCTCCTGCTAGCCGCCGTGTGGCTCTTAAAGAGCCCCACACCCCTCCGCCCCGCGTGCTCCTCCGACCCCCgccacccctcccctctcctccggATCTAGCCCCCCACACCGACGCCTGAGGTCCCTGCTGCCCCGACCCAATGCCCATGGACTCACAACCCCCTCCTTTCGCCTCCTCCCCTGAGCAGCCCGTGGGGCCGCGAACTGAATTCCGCCCTCCGGTTTAGGTCTCTCTTCACTCCAAGAGCACCCGCCCCTGCTTTTGCCCTTTGAATGGATCATGACCTGGGCACTACCTTTGCCCAGCTCAGAGATGATGCTAGAATGTCTGCCCGGGCTTGGTTTAGGGGGTCGTGGAATGGAAAAGGGGCTGGGCACGGGAGTGGAGCtgaatggaaggagggaagagaggaggggccGGTCAGAGAGACTCTGAGACTCTGCTACCCCAGGACCTGCACTGGCCTTCAGCAGTCCTTGAACACTGGCCTTGAATGAGGACCTGGGGTCAACAGTCTCATCCTGCTCAATTGGAGGGGGAGGGTGTGAGCATATGGAGACTAGAGAGTCCAGAAGGTCCCGAGTGGAGAACTGAGCGTTCCCTGCTTCTAAACCCCCGTTTAATAAAGACCCAAGAGCTAGGCGCATAAGAAAGGCGTGGGAGGGGACCCTGAGTTCCAAATGTCCCGGGGAAAGGACGATGGAGGAGAGAGGGGTCAGGGGAAAAAAGTCAATTCTTTCCAAGGAGTGAAGTACAATTTCTAAAGACTGCTTATATTAACTACTCAATCATGCCCCTTGGCCCAAGAAGAGAAGTAGATGACGGTCATAGCGGATGGCTGTGTCCACCCCCTTTCTTCCAGaattttccctcttttctcctccaggTTTGTCTTGGGCCCAGTCGTGCCCAAGGAGAGTGGCCTTGCCTGGGGTGCCTTCTTCAGGCCTCTCCAGGGCTACAAACATGATTGAAGAGAGATTAGAAGAGGGACAGTGTGAAGGCAAGTGTGAACCTTCAAGTCAGGCTGTGGTGCCCAGGTTTCATCAGTGCCGACAGGTTACATCATTTCTCTGTTTGGGCTCCGTGGTGATGCCAGGAGCGTCGGGTTGGGGAGCTGACCCTGCCCACCCTTTCTCAAATACAGGCCCAGGGTTCCAGTGGTGGGGAGATTGGTGGGAAGAAGTGTGAGGCCTCCTGGGGAGATGAGACCAAAGGAATTTGAGgaagggaagtggaaagctgaccCTCCCCTGTGAATCCCTCCTTCTGACACGCCAACACTGGTCCAGACTGACTTTTAAGGAGCTGGGGTGGCTAATTGATTTACAGCTGGCCCTATGGGGAAAAGTTCGAGGTAGACAGGGATGCGCTAGAtccaaaagcttaaaaaaaaaaaaatccacctccCTACTTCCCCAGCCACATAACCATTTGTGCTTCTCGTTCCCCGAGTGTCTAGCTCCTTTCTCCTGGGGCTAGATCACTGTGCAGCCAGCTAGACTGGGTTTGTGCCCACCCTCCCGGGCCTGGCGGTGGGAGGTGTTCAGGTCCTAGACAGAGCCAAACCTCTCTTGTTTGAGGATGTGGGGGGTGGAAGGGCCTTTAGCGGGCGGCGGGGCTCATTAGGCGGAGCGGGGTGCCGAGAGGTGCGCGCTGCCGGCCCCAGAGGCCGCCTTTGAGCCGTCGGGGCGGCTTCATTAAGCAGCGTTAACAAGGCGTACAAATGCCGGGCCCAGCAGCTTTCTTGAAATGCTGGGGCCTTAGCAGGGCGCCGGGCTAATGAGGGTCACTCAAAGGGGCTGATCAAATATTCAAATTTCCCCTCACGCCGGGAACTTTTATGCACCAGGAAAGTTGAGGCAACTGAGCTGTGTTTACTGTCCTGAGCCACAATTGCTAGAAACCCGGGTCCCCGGAGGctaaggaagggagggagctgagggtggtggtggggggagcagttgttgttgttattgttgttcaaaGGAAAGTAATCGGGGGTCCTTGAAGGGCTTCGAGGCCTCCCCGCCGGAGGACTGCGCTCCCCTGCGCCCTCCCTGGCGGCCGGCGCCAAGCTCCTTCGTTGGCAGCTTGCGGGGAGGCCCAGACCACCCGCTGCCCAGCAATCTCCATCTTCCAACATCCTACAGCCCGGAAGAGGCGTTGCCCCTTCAGGACCAACCTTCCTGACCATTTGGGTCGGCAGTTCCGGATTAAGCAAGGAGAACTGGGTGTAGCTGGCCCAGGCCCTCTGGGGCACTCTCTCCCGCAGACCTGCAGAACCCTTGGCATACCAAACAAGGAGGGAGCGGGCTTCCTGCAAAGtcccctgagcctttctcagccCTGTGGTAGGAGCTGACATGGTAAATAAGTGCCTGGCGGAGCACCATAGAACACCCCACTATCCAAATGCCCCCATTTCTCCCCGCACCAACTGAACTCTGACTCAAAAATCCGGTATAGGCCAGGGTTGGAAGAGATGGCaattttgtgtgtgcaggtgacctctgtgggtaccaaaGCCGTAGATCTGCCAAGTCCCAGATTCCTGAGTCTCGGAggccagaaagaaagagagatctaGAGGCCCTACCGGCTAATTCACCCGGGTCTTGTGGCTCTGAGAGTATTGGGGTGCAGGAGATCCTCAGCGTACCACCTACTCTGGAAGTGCCCTGGGCTCTTTCCCACCCCAGACTAGCGAAGAAGGCAGCCTGGGTCCTTTGCATCGGCCTCTCTCCCCAGAGCTCAGTGCATGGGAATTTGGAAAAACTCCAGAGGTCCACAgcaatcccccccccaaaaaaatgcacACCCCCAAACCTTTTAGTTCAAGACCCCACGGATCATCAGGGGGGATCCAGACCTGCCATAAGCATCCGGGACCATCCGCCCCGCCTCCCTGCCCAGCTCTCAGGACTCTCAACTTACCGGCTTTGGAAGCAGCGTATTGCTTCCGGCCTGAGCTGGAGAAGCGCTGGCGACCGTGTGGCCAGGAGGTGGGCTCAGAGGGCTGCGCACAACCCTCTTCTGCCGAGAGGCTCTCGGACAGTCGGGGCTGCAGCAGGCCCGGGCCGGGTAGGGGCGCACTCAGAACTGTGCGCCTTGCCTGCGCCCTCCTCCCGGCTTAGCGCTCGAAAGGCGCGGCCGCCACCCAACTGCCGAGCCCAGCGGGCCCACGAGCGACCAGGCAGTGGCTGGAGTGCAGGGCTGTTCCCGAGCCGAGTCTGCAATCCTTTTGCCTCAATTCTTCCCGAGTGGCGAGGGTTTTCGATTTCAGCGCTTTCGGCACAGCCCGCGGCACCTGCCCAACCTCCCTCCAGGCCTGGGTTCCCCCCCAACTCGGAGGCGGGGGGTTGCGGGGATTGGGAGGGGACTGGCCGGGTTCACCCGCCCGCCTGGCGCCTGGGTCCCCGGCTCCGGGGGATGCAGTTTCGGGGTCACGAGCTGCTTTCAAAAAGTTGAACACAATATTCGGAAACCCACCCGTAGGAATTCTCCCCCCCACACGCGGCACAAtacccactcccctccccttcttcattccttcctcccccgcttcctcctcctgccccttctccctcccaccttTCAGCCTATAATCCTTCCCCTACAAGAGAAAGGGGTCGGGGAAGAAAAGACgaagtgtctgtttttgtgtcccAACCTTTGGGCTCTTTTTGGGCCCGCATTGAGCGACCGCCCAGAGCCTGGCAGCTGAGAGGAAAAGGACTCTCCTGGTCCACAGGAAGATAGatgtatggagagagagaaagagagaccgcCAAAGTGGGGCTCGGCGGACCCACCTTTTAGGGGAAACATTCTTCCACCCTAGTCAGCGAGTTTAGGGTCCCCCACCTGCCTCCAGCTAGAGAGCCAGTACAGTCCAACCTAAACACTCCGTGTCACCCTCAAAGCGGCCCTTTGGAACCTGGCGCTGCTGGAGCAAGGCCTAAGAAAGACCCGAGCTTGAGATTTAAGGCCTGCGACCGTTTTAGCTCCAGGCTCCAGCTAGGTCCACATTTAAATTCTCCCACActctttttccctcttccctcactGAGATCTCCCGAGTGGTGTGTACCCGGCGCCGCGCCCCCAGATCTGCATCGGAATGTAGaaaagatcttaaaaaaaaaaaagttttgaattCCTCAATGATTTTTCTTCTAGAAAGGCAGCTTAGGATAATTATTTCAGCTTTATTGAGAGCAGATTAGTTGAAGTCTGGGCGCTGAGTTTCAATACGCGTTGTACATGGGCCGACAATGTGGGCATTGTTGGCTACTGTGTGTGAATCCATTCAACATATACACTTTTTAACACCAAACCGAATCCTGTCTAAATATACACAGTGAGTAGGGAAAAGATGTCTCTGACCCGGACAAATCTGCGTAAATCACACTTCCATAGTTACAGAAGCTTTACAAAGGGAGGCTGGACCCAAGATGCAGATTACAACTTCTCACAAGCAACATgcctaagaataaataaatgctcaTGGCTGGCTTGGGGGCTGTCGTAGCCCCTAGGCAAGGAAGGCCCTCTACATTCTTTAGAAGAGGTGGGAGTCTGTTTCAGGCTTGTGATATTATCTTACCTATGGAGAAATAGgacttttattatttgttattataattatttacattatgagCAAATAAGGAACTTTCAGGCCTTGGGTGTTTACTCAGGGTGCCCTCTACAGTTTCAGCATCTTTCTGAGGATGTTGAGCAGGCCCAGTGGTTGTGCTATGAATGTAGGAAAAGTGGTCCAGAGAGTCCCTAGGTTTCTGGGCTCCTGTTGCTATTCGATAACTGGGGGGAGGCAGCTGAAGTCTGGGGGTGGGGAAACAAAGAATGGGTTGCTTTTGAAGATGGAGAAAGTGTAGTGTTATTTCcactatttttaaatacatggtGATGGAAAAATTCACCGATCCTCGTCTGAGAGCAGAGCAAAGAACTGTACAGTCAGCACAGAAGGAGGTCCGTTAAATGCAGTTCAGTGGCACTGTCCTGGGTTCAACCTCTTAGGCACCAGAAATCGTCTCCCAAATCTAGGCTCACCCAGCGTCTTGCTAGGGTGACTGTGCAAAAGGCCTTAtaatctcctctcttctttcttcctgacaACTATCAGCGCTCACATAGACAGAAAGAGGTGACTGAGACACCGTGTGCAAACCTTGCCGGGCCACCTGGTCCTCAACCTTTCCACAGACAAGCTGCCTGGTGCTCCTGAGGCTGGGAGCCCCTTCGCTTTCCCAAAACACTCCTTGTAACTAATTGCTTGTCTCATCCAACTACTCTATGGCTATTCCTTTTCGAATTTTTTTCGATCAACTTCTttgagcaaggagagagagagagagagagagagagagagagagagagagagagagagaatattaagagttgcaaagattttttttttttttaaattctgtttcgccttcttctccctcctcctccccccccccctccggcTAAGTGGTAAAACCGTCCTTACGTTCTCGGTATTGATTGGCAGGGCTGACAGTGATTGGCAGTGGTTGCCGTGGCAACGCCACAACGACACGCCGCAGACCAATAGAAAAGCGAAACAAAATGTTTCAATGCTGCACTCACTGTGGATTTAGGGGAGATATTATGAGGCTGTTGTCATTAGGGCGATTGCTGTGGAATCGCTGAATCTTGACTCGGCGGTGGTTGGCTCTCGCTCTCCTCtcgctctcctctctctccctctccctctccctctccctctccctgcctcggGTTCTCTCTCTGCGCGCGCGCACCGGGccgctctccttcctccctctctatgTGGCTGcgcgggtgtgtgtgtatgtggatgtgtgtggggtgtgggtgtcCCTTacgtccttcctcctccccctccttctccttctgctcccccctcctttccatctcctcctcccccctctcctctccctcctcctggtcctcatcgcccctctcctcctcttcctcccctctctcttcctctccctgaattttctcctctcctctcaggtcAGTCCATGGTATTCCGCTCCCCCCTAGACCTCTATTCCTCCCACTTCTTGTTGCCAAACTTCGCCGATTCTCACCACTGCTCCCTACTTCTGGCGAGTAGCGGCGGCGGGAGCAgtgcgggcggcggcggcggcggcggcgcgggaggaggcggcagcggcggcgggaaCCGTGCGGGAGGCGGCGGTGCTGGCGgagcaggcggcggcggcggcggcggcggctccaggGCCCCCCCGGAAGAGTTGTCCATGTTCCAGCTGCCCACCCTCAACTTCTCGCCGGAGCAGGTGGCCAGCGTCTGCGAGACGCTGGAGGAGACGGGCGACATCGAGCGGCTGGGCCGCTTCCTCTGGTCGCTGCCCGTGGCCCCCGGGGCGTGCGAGGCCATCAACAAACACGAGTCGATCCTGCGCGCGCGCGCCGTCGTTGCCTTCCACACCGGCAAC
Proteins encoded in this region:
- the LOC143270120 gene encoding uncharacterized protein LOC143270120, which translates into the protein MGKAKGQGDYTSGHRRQACDPAGGDRQRDTGDAAPLPREASCKSSTSPRQVLRGLRATAAAAAARSIVCTPASMETQRAAGPEGAMARAAGREAAAPLREH
- the Six3 gene encoding homeobox protein SIX3 isoform X1, which translates into the protein MEVEMERGEEKKQDRVKMCRWVRMTWRSSWGYIAGHQLFTLLWRGQSMVFRSPLDLYSSHFLLPNFADSHHCSLLLASSGGGSSAGGGGGGGAGGGGSGGGNRAGGGGAGGAGGGGGGGGSRAPPEELSMFQLPTLNFSPEQVASVCETLEETGDIERLGRFLWSLPVAPGACEAINKHESILRARAVVAFHTGNFRDLYHILENHKFTKESHGKLQAMWLEAHYQEAEKLRGRPLGPVDKYRVRKKFPLPRTIWDGEQKTHCFKERTRSLLREWYLQDPYPNPSKKRELAQATGLTPTQVGNWFKNRRQRDRAAAAKNRLQHQAIGPSGMRSLAEPGCPTHGSAESPSTAASPTTSVSSLTERADTGTSILSVTSSDSECDV